CGGTCACCAGAAGCGCCACCGCGAAAACGACCGCGACCACCGAACCCAACAGGAAGCCGTTCTCGTAAAACATCCCCCGACCGGCCAGAATCAGGACCGGAATCGCCAGGATGGCCTGCGACCAACGTCCCTCGTTCACCGTCGACAGCACCGGGTCACGCTGAAACATCCGCAAGACCGGCACCAAGATCGCCGTTTGCGCAAGCAACAGTCCGCAGGTCACGAGCGGATCCCGCAGTGGCACGAGCAATATCGCCCCCGCACCCAAGAAACCCAGGGTGAGCTCCTTCGCCAAAGGACGCGCGAGAACCCGAAAGCCCAAGTAAGCGAGCGGAACAAGCACGCCCACCGTCAGCGCGAGCGCCACTCCGATCTGTAGCAGCGTCATGCCCTGGAACAAAAAGACCTTCGGCAGCGCCGCCCGGCTCGAGTCACCGAACGCCGTACCCAAAGAAGAGGTCATCGCTCCGACCTGCGCGAACTGCACGGCGATCCCCGCCGTCATCAGCCCCAAAAATCCGCGCGCCGATTTGGGCTCTTCAAAGACCCGCACGCACAGAAGGCCCGCCGCACCGAGTACCGCAACGAGGCCGAAGAAGACCCCGAAACGCGTGAAGGGATTTGCGGCCTCAAGGCCTTGCACCAGAAAGATCGAGGCCGCGCCCACGAGCAGCGCGCCCCCCAACATCCGCAAAAGACCGGTCAGTTCCAGTTGTTTCATGACGTTTACTCCTTGTTTTGACCGCGAAGTTCACCCAGCAGCGCTTCAAGCGCCAGGCGGTCCTCTTGGGCTTTGTACTCTTCGGCGAAGGTATCGAGATTTTCGGTCATAACCGAAATCTCGTTCCCGATTTCGCCCTCGATCTCGGATTTTTCGACCCGCGCCTCCCAGCGTTCAAAGACCGCGGGGGCCTCGTTGACACGGGGGCGGACCTCGGCCAGGGCTTTCGCGCGGGATTCACGGGACACCAGGATCTTGTGACGTCGGCGCAGATCTTCGTATTGCGATTCGATGTGGCGCACGTCCTGCGCGACGTCGCGGTGGATTTTACGCATCTCTTCGGTCTGGCTTTCGAGGTGCGTTTTTTCCATTTGCGCGGAACGCATACGCTTCACGCACTCCAGGGCGCGTTCGCGGTCTTCGCTTTCGGCCTTCAGCGCGCGGTCTTTCCACTGCGCGGCTTCGGTTTCCAGTTCGCGGATCTGCTCACCGGTGCGCTGGATTTCTTTTTCCAGGCAGCGCAGGCGGAACTTCGCGTTGACCACATTGCCTCGGAATTGATTGAGCGCGGCTTCCGCCACGGCTTCGTGGTTTTCCACTTGGTCCACGAAGTCTTCGAACTGTGCCCGGATCGATAGGGCTAGTCGGTGGATGGCATTCATCGTTCTCTCGCTTTCTGGACCGCTCGGGCCCAAAAACAGAATACGCGAGAGGCGGTCCCGCCCGTTCGAAAGTGAGTTACAATGTAACTCATGCCACGTCTCCTCAAACTTTATGTTGCGATAAACTCTTGATCGTCCTCTAGAAAAGACGAATTCTCAAAACGAACTCCCCCTTTGGCGGCGACGCCAACTGAAGTTACAATGTAACTGAGTGGAGGATACCGCATGGGACAAGTCCTGGATTTACGCGAAAGCCTGATGATCACGGCGGTCCTGGGCTCGCACTCCAACTTCTATGATCGGGGATTCCGGCAGAAGGACGTGCGTTTTTTGTTCGAGCTTTTCACCAACTGGATGGACGCGCGCGTGAAGCCCGAAGCCGTGCGCCTGCACAACACCCAGGTGCAACGTTATCTGGAAGAGCTCGTGACCAGGGGGTGGGCCCGCCGCGAAGGCAGCGCCCGCACCCGCGAGAAACGTTACGCGCTCACGCGCCTGGGGCTCATCGAATTCATGCAGTCCCTGGCCGATCCCGAAACCACGCGCGACTTCGTGCCCTTCCAGTTCGTCTACTACTTCCTGCGAACCTACGGCACGCGTCTGAGTGAACTCGTGCGCGCGAAGGGCAGCGGCTTTTCCAAACCCCTGCAGCTCGAGATCGGGCTCTTGCTCGATCATGAACGACTGCGCAGCGAACGGGTTCGCCGCCTGGATTTTGAAATCGAGCGCCTGAAAAGCCGCATGCAAGAGACCGAAGACACCGCGAAACTCGCGGCCAAACTGGCACGCGAACAGAGCGACCTGGGCGAGATCGTCCGCCG
The Pseudobdellovibrionaceae bacterium DNA segment above includes these coding regions:
- a CDS encoding PspA/IM30 family protein, whose protein sequence is MNAIHRLALSIRAQFEDFVDQVENHEAVAEAALNQFRGNVVNAKFRLRCLEKEIQRTGEQIRELETEAAQWKDRALKAESEDRERALECVKRMRSAQMEKTHLESQTEEMRKIHRDVAQDVRHIESQYEDLRRRHKILVSRESRAKALAEVRPRVNEAPAVFERWEARVEKSEIEGEIGNEISVMTENLDTFAEEYKAQEDRLALEALLGELRGQNKE